From the Gymnogyps californianus isolate 813 chromosome 2, ASM1813914v2, whole genome shotgun sequence genome, one window contains:
- the SP8 gene encoding transcription factor Sp8 translates to MATSLLGEEPRVGSTPLAMLAATCNKIGSPSPSPSALSDSASSFGKGFHPWKRSSSSSSSSAGSCGAVGSGLPGFGVAGAARNGSSAAAAAAAAAAAALVSDSFSCGGSPGSSAFSLTSSSAAAASSPFANDYSVFQAPGSAGGGGGGGGGGGGAAGQEAAAHQPVFISKVHTSVEGLQGIYPRVGMAHPYESWFKPSHPGLGAGEVGSAGASSWWDVGAGWIDVQSPNGAAALPGSLHPAAGGLQTSLHSPLGGYNSDYSGLGHSAFSSGASSHLLSPAGQHLMDGFKPVLPGSYPDSAPSPLAGAGGSMLGGGPAAPLAASPRSSARRYSGRATCDCPNCQEAERLGPAGASLRRKGLHSCHIPGCGKVYGKTSHLKAHLRWHTGERPFVCNWLFCGKRFTRSDELQRHLRTHTGEKRFACPVCNKRFMRSDHLSKHVKTHSGPGGAGGPGGAGPGGGPGPGGKKGSDTDSEHSAAGSPPCHSPELLPPPEPGHRNGLE, encoded by the exons ATGGCAACTTCACTTCTAGGG GAGGAACCGCGGGTAGGCTCCACGCCGCTGGCCATGCTCGCCGCGACCTGCAACAAGAtcggcagccccagcccctcgccGTCCGCCCTCTCGGACAGCGCGTCCTCCTTCGGCAAAGGCTTCCACCCCTGGAAacgctcctcctcctcctcttcgtCCTCGGCGGGCAGCTGCGGCGCCGTGGGCTCCGGCCTCCCGGGCTTCGGCGTGGCGGGCGCGGCGCGCAACGGctcctcggcggcggcggcggcggcagcggcggcggcggccgccctcGTCTCGGACTCGTTCAGCTGCGGCGGCTCGCCGGGCTCCAGCGCCTTCTCCCTCACCTCCAGCAGCGCGGCGGCCGCCAGCTCGCCCTTCGCCAACGACTACTCCGTCTTCCAGgcgccgggcagcgccggcggcggcggcggcggcggaggcggcggcggcggggcggcgggacAGGAGGCGGCGGCGCACCAGCCCGTCTTCATCTCCAAGGTGCACACGTCggtggaggggctgcagggcatcTACCCGCGGGTGGGCATGGCGCACCCCTACGAGTCCTGGTTCAAGCCCTCGCACCCGGGGCTGGGCGCCGGCGAGGTGGGCTCGGCGGGCGCCTCCAGCTGGTGGGACGTGGGCGCCGGCTGGATCGACGTGCAGAGCCCCAAcggggcggccgcgctgccCGGCTCCCTGCACCCGGCGGCCGGCGGGCTCCAGACCTCGCTCCACTCGCCGCTGGGCGGCTACAACTCGGATTACTCGGGCCTGGGCCACTCGGCCTTCAGCAGCGGCGCCTCCTCGCACCTCCTCAGCCCCGCCGGGCAGCACCTCATGGACGGATTTAAGCCGGTGCTGCCCGGCTCCTACCCGGACTCGGCCCCCTCGCCGCTGGCCGGCGCCGGGGGCTCCATGCtgggcggcggccccgccgcgccgctgGCCGCCTCGCCGCGCTCCTCCGCCCGCCGCTACTCCGGCCGCGCCACCTGCGACTGCCCCAACTGCCAGGAGGCCGAGCGGCTGGGGCCGGCGGGGGCCAGCCTGCGGCGCAAGGGGCTGCACAGCTGCCACATCCCCGGCTGCGGCAAGGTCTACGGCAAGACCTCGCACCTGAAGGCGCACCTGCGCTGGCACACGGGCGAGCGGCCCTTCGTCTGCAACTGGCTCTTCTGCGGCAAGCGCTTCACCCGCTCCGACGAGCTGCAGCGGCACCTGCGGACCCACACGGGCGAGAAGCGCTTCGCCTGCCCCGTCTGCAACAAGCGCTTCATGCGTAGCGACCACCTCAGCAAGCACGTCAAGACCCACAGCGGCCCCGGCGGcgccggcggccccggcggcgccggccccggcggcggccccggccccggcggcaaGAAGGGCAGCGACACCGACAGCGAGCACAGCGCGGCCGGCAGCCCGCCCTGCCACTCCCCGGAGCTGCTGCCGCCCCCCGAGCCCGGCCACCGCAACGGCCTGGAGTGA